One window from the genome of Cricetulus griseus strain 17A/GY chromosome 2, alternate assembly CriGri-PICRH-1.0, whole genome shotgun sequence encodes:
- the LOC118238281 gene encoding protocadherin gamma-B7-like: protein MGRSCAQRQRPGRRPQVLFTLLLPLFCPALGQPVRYSIPEELDRGSVVGNLAKDLGLGVLEVSARKLRVSAEKLHFSVDAESGDLLVKDRIDREQICKGRRRCELELEAVLENPLNIFHVVVEIEDVNDHAPQFPKDEINLEISESVNPGMRTILESAKDPDIGVNSLSKYQLSPNEYFSLLVKDNPDGSKYPELELQKTLDRETESTHHLVLTAVDGGDPPRSGTAQLRIRVVDANDNPPVFSQDVYRVRLREDVSPGTSVLRLRATDQDEGINAEFTYSFLGVANKAQHVFSLDSITGDIVTQQPLDFEEAETYTIDVEVKDRGSLSSQCKVIIEVLDENDNRPELIITSLSDQILEDSPSGTVVALFKIRDRDSGENAEVTCSLSGDSPFKIHSSSNNYYYKLVTDSILDREQTPGYNITITATDRGKPPLSSSTTITLHVADVNDNAPVFQQPAYLVNVPENNQPGTSITQVKAWDPDLGPNGLVSYSIITSDLEPKALSSYVSVNQDSGVVFAQRAFDHEQLRSFQLTLQARDQGSPPLSANVSLRVLVDDRNDNAPRVLYPALEPDGSALFDMVPRAAEPGYLVTKVVAVDADSGHNAWLSYHVLQASDPGLFNLGLRTGEVRTARALGDRDASRQRLLVAVRDGGQPPLSATATLLLVFADSLQEALPDLVDHPDTSDPQSELQFYLVVALALISVLFLLAIILAIALRLRQSSSPSTTGCLGSVLGSKSRPVLPPNYSEGTLPYAYNLCVPGDQAKPDLNFLTSDGNYPAIQDILNKDSSSALLASILSPGVEADEKTFNQFSTLQACMIYGKGNGRTKLVSPSPEPLPHKAERDGYSHIPILKIRTPPFALEYILDADGLEHRRHKS from the exons ATGGGAAGGAGCTGCGCGCAGAGGCAGCGCCCCGGCCGCCGCCCGCAGGTACTGTTTACCCTGCTGCTGCCTTTGTTCTGTCCCGCGCTGGGCCAGCCGGTCCGCTACTCCATCCCGGAGGAGCTGGACCGCGGCTCTGTGGTGGGGAACCTCGCCAAGGATCTGGGGCTCGGCGTTCTGGAAGTGTCTGCTCGGAAGCTGCGGGTTAGCGCTGAGAAGCTGCACTTCAGCGTGGACGCGGAGAGCGGGGACTTACTGGTGAAGGACCGCATAGACCGCGAGCAGATATGCAAAGGGAGAAGAAGGTGTGAGCTGGAGTTGGAAGCCGTGCTAGAAAACCCCTTGAATATTTTTCATGTCGTTGTGGAGATTGAGGACGTTAACGACCACGCTCCTCAATTCccaaaagatgaaataaacctagAAATAAGTGAATCCGTCAACCCAGGGATGAGAACAATTCTGGAGTCTGCGAAAGATCCTGATATTGGTGTGAATTCACTGAGCAAATATCAGCTAAGTCCTAACGAGTATTTCTCATTGTTGGTGAAAGACAATCCTGATGGAAGCAAATACCCAGAATTAGAATTGCAAAAGACACTGGACCGAGAAACAGAGAGCACACACCACTTGGTGCTGACAGCTGTAGATGGTGGAGACCCGCCCCGAAGTGGTACTGCTCAGCTCCGAATCCGAGTAGTGGACGCCAACGATAACCCCCCAGTGTTCAGTCAAGATGTGTACAGAGTCCGCCTTCGGGAAGATGTGTCTCCGGGGACTTCTGTCCTAAGGCTAAGAGCCACGGATCAGGACGAGGGCATCAATGCAGAGTTCACATACTCCTTCCTGGGTGTGGCTAACAAAGCCCAGCACGTGTTCTCTCTGGATTCCATAACCGGAGACATTGTAACTCAACAGCCTTTGGATTTTGAAGAAGCAGAAACATACACGATTGATGTGGAGGTAAAGGACCGAGGATCTCTTTCTTCACAGTGTAAAGTAATTATAGAAGTTCTAGACGAGAACGACAACCGCCCAGAACTAATCATCACTTCCCTCTCTGATCAGATTTTGGAGGATTCCCCTTCTGGGACGGTTGTGGCCCTCTTCAAAATAAGGGATCGAGATTCCGGGGAAAACGCAGAAGTCACGTGCAGTTTAAGTGGAGACAGTCCATTTAAGATTCATTCTTCTTCCAACAATTATTACTATAAATTAGTAACAGATAGCATCCTAGACCGGGAACAGACCCCGGGGTACAACATCACTATCACAGCCACAGATAGGGGCAAGCCGCCCCTTTCCTCCAGCACAACCATTACTCTGCACGTTGCTGATGTCAACGACAATGCACCTGTTTTCCAACAGCCCGCTTATCTGGTAAATGTACCAGAAAACAACCAGCCCGGTACCTCCATAACACAAGTGAAAGCATGGGATCCAGATCTGGGACCTAATGGCCTTGTCTCCTACTCCATCATAACCAGCGACCTAGAACCCAAGGCGCTGTCCTCCTACGTGTCCGTGAACCAGGACAGCGGAGTGGTGTTCGCTCAGCGCGCCTTCGACCACGAGCAGCTGCGCTCCTTCCAGCTGACACTGCAGGCGCGCGACCAGGGCTCGCCCCCGCTCAGCGCCAACGTGAGCTTGCGCGTGCTGGTGGACGACCGCAACGACAACGCCCCACGCGTGCTGTACCCCGCGCTCGAGCCCGACGGCTCTGCACTCTTCGACATGGTGCCGCGCGCCGCTGAGCCCGGATACCTGGTCACTAAGGTGGTGGCTGTGGACGCGGACTCGGGACACAATGCCTGGCTGTCGTACCACGTGCTGCAGGCCAGCGATCCCGGGCTCTTCAACCTGGGCCTGCGCACTGGCGAGGTGCGCACAGCCCGTGCCTTGGGCGACAGGGACGCATCGCGGCAGCGCCTTCTGGTCGCTGTGCGCGATGGTGGACAACCGCCGCTCTCTGCCACCGCTACATTGCTCCTAGTTTTCGCAGACAGCCTGCAAGAAGCGTTGCCGGACCTCGTTGATCATCCCGACACTTCCGACCCCCAAAGTGAGCTTCAGTTTTACTTGGTGGTAGCCTTGGCCTTGATCTCAGTGCTTTTCCTCCTGGCAATAATTTTGGCCATTGCTTTGCGCTTGCGGCAGTCTTCCAGCCCTTCGACCACTGGCTGCTTGGGGTCGGTTCTCGGCTCCAAGTCTCGACCTGTACTTCCACCTAACTACAGTGAAGGGACATTGCCCTATGCCTATAATTTGTGTGTGCCGGGAGATCAAGCTAAACCAGACCTTAATTTTCTCACATCTGATGGTAATTATCCAGCCATACAAGATATTCTCAACAAAGATAGCTCCTCGGCACTGTTGGCTAGTATTTTATCTCCTGGTGTTGAAGCAGATGAGAAGACCTTTAACCAG TTTTCCACTTTACAAGCGTGTATGATCTACGGAAAAG GGAATGGGAGGACAAAGCTCGTGAGCCCTTCTCCCGAACCTCTACCACACAAAGCTGAAAGGGATGGATACTCGCACATCCCAATTCTGAAAATAAGAACACCTCCGTTCGCTTTGGAATATATTTTGGATGCGGACGGCCTGGAACATCGTAGACACAAAAGCTGa
- the LOC103164182 gene encoding protocadherin gamma-A10-like isoform X2, whose translation MAAQRNLSERTKLVLLFLWLPWESAARQIRYSVPEELEKGSFVGNISKDLGIEPRELVERGVRIVSRGRSQLFSLNPRSGSLVTAGRIDREELCAQSAPCLLSFNILVEDRVKLFGIEIEVTDVNDNAPKFQAETLDVKINENVAAGMRFPLPEAIDPDVGVNSLQSYQLSPNKHFSLVVQSGANGIKYPELVLEHTLDREEEAIHHLVLVASDGGNPPRSGTVLITVTVFDTNDNAPIFTSPEYRVNIPENLPVGTQLLKVTATDKDEGANGEVTYSFRKLLDTQLLKFQLDKNTGEIKISENLDYEEMGFYKIEIQAEDGGAYLATAKVLITVEDVNDNSPEVTITSLFSPVAEDSPAGTVIALLNVHDLDSGQNGEVTCSISGNLPFKLEKSIDSYYRLVTQRALDREQVSSYNITVTATDGGNPPLSSKVHFTLQVADINDNPPTFSQVSYFTYIPENNPRGASIFSVTALDPDSKENAQIVYSLAEDTIEGAPLSSYISINSDTGILYALCSFDYEQFRELRVQVTARDSGKPPLSSNVTLTLFVLDQNDNSPEILYPTPPTDGSTGVELAPRSAELGYLVTKVVAVDRDSGQNAWLSYRLLKASEPGLFSVGLHTGEVRTARALLERDALKQSLVVAVQDHGQPPLSATVTLTVAVADSIPDVLADLGNLEPPQDSEASSLTLYLVVAVAAVSCVFLAFVIVLLALKLRRWHKSHALQSSRDGLGGAPASHYVGVDGVRAFLQTYSHEVSLTADSRKSHLIFPQPNYADTLISQESCEKKDPLSLLDDSKCPVEDAPLVPVSADSTFSLYSYGQIYI comes from the coding sequence ATGGCCGCTCAAAGGAATCTCTCAGAGCGCACCAAACTGGTCCTCCTTTTCCTGTGGTTGCCCTGGGAGTCCGCAGCCCGGCAGATCCGCTACTCGGTTCCTGAAGAACTAGAGAAAGGCTCTTTTGTGGGCAACATCTCCAAGGACCTAGGGATAGAGCCCCGGGAGCTGGTGGAGCGCGGGGTCCGCATCGTCTCCAGAGGTAGGTCTCAGCTTTTCTCTCTGAACCCGCGGAGCGGCAGCTTGGTCACCGCGGGCAGGATAGACCGGGAGGAGCTGTGCGCCCAGAGCGCGCCCTGTCTCCTGAGCTTTAACATCCTTGTGGAAGACAGGGTGAAACTTTTCGGGATAGAGATAGAGGTAACGGATGTCAATGACAATGCACCAAAATTCCAAGCAGAAACTCTGGAtgtgaaaattaatgaaaatgtcGCAGCGGGGATGCGTTTTCCTCTCCCGGAAGCTATTGATCCGGATGTGGGCGTGAACTCTCTGCAGAGCTACCAGCTCAGCCCTAATAAACACTTCTCCCTAGTCGTTCAGAGCGGTGCTAATGGCATCAAGTACCCGGAGCTAGTGCTGGAGCACACCCTAGATCGTGAGGAAGAGGCGATTCACCACCTGGTCCTCGTGGCCTCTGACGGAGGTAACCCTCCCAGATCAGGCACCGTCCTCATCACCGTGACTGTATTTGATACAAATGACAATGCTCCAATCTTCACCTCTCCTGAGTACCGAGTGAATATTCCAGAGAACTTGCCTGTGGGCACTCAGCTGCTAAAGGTAACTGCCACCGACAAAGACGAAGGCGCCAATGGAGAAGTGACATATTCATTTAGAAAGTTACTGGATACACAATTGTTGAAATTCCAACTAGACAAAAATACTGGAGAAATAAAGATATCTGAAAATCTGGATTATGAAGAAATGGGTTTCTATAAAATAGAAATCCAAGCTGAAGATGGAGGGGCCTATCTTGCAACTGCAAAGGTGTTGATTACAGTAGAGGATGTAAATGACAACAGCCCAGAGGTGACCATCACATCGCTGTTTAGTCCAGTGGCTGAAGATTCGCCTGCGGGGACTGTCATAGCCCTTTTAAACGTGCATGATTTAGACTCTGGGCAGAATGGAGAGGTAACCTGTTCCATCTCGGGGAACCTaccatttaaattagaaaagtcCATTGACAGTTACTATAGACTAGTGACACAAAGAGCTCTTGATAGGGAACAGGTATCCTCTTACAACATCACAGTAACAGCCACTGATGGGGGAAACCCACCTTTGTCAAGCAAAGTTCACTTCACTCTGCAAGTGGCAGACATCAACGACAACCCGCCCACCTTCTCTCAAGTCTCCTACTTTACCTATATCCCAGAAAACAACCCCAGGGGCGCCTCCATCTTCTCGGTGACCGCCCTGGACCCGGACAGCAAAGAAAACGCCCAGATAGTTTACTCTCTGGCTGAAGACACCATTGAGGGGGCACCACTTTCTTCCTACATCTCCATCAACTCAGACACTGGCATCCTGTATGCCCTCTGCTCCTTTGACTATGAGCAGTTCCGTGAACTGAGGGTCCAGGTGACTGCCAGAGATAGCGGGAAGCCTCCCCTCAGCAGTAACGTGACATTGACCCTGTTCGTGCTGGATCAGAATGACAACTCTCCAGAAATCTTGTACCCCACTCCACCCACCGATGGCTCCACTGGGGTAGAGCTTGCTCCCCGCTCAGCAGAGCTGGGCTACCTGGTGACGAAGGTGGTGGCGGTGGACAGAGACTCAGGACAGAACGCCTGGCTGTCCTACCGCCTACTCAAGGCCAGCGAGCCAGGGCTCTTCTCCGTGGGGCTGCACACCGGGGAGGTGCGAACAGCGCGGGCCTTGCTGGAGAGAGATGCACTCAAGCAAAGTCTGGTGGTGGCTGTGCAGGACCACGGCCAGCCTCCTCTCTCCGCCACGGTCACTTTGACCGTGGCAGTCGCTGACAGCATCCCTGATGTTCTGGCAGACTTGGGCAACCTGGAGCCACCTCAGGACTCTGAAGCCTCAAGCCTCACCCTCTACCTAGTAGTGGCAGTGGCAGCTGTCTCCTGTGTTTTTCTCGCCTTTGTCATTGTGTTGCTGGCACTCAAACTTCGGCGCTGGCACAAGTCTCATGCGCTTCAGTCTTCCAGGGATGGATTGGGCGGCGCGCCTGCCTCTCACTATGTGGGCGTGGATGGTGTGCGTGCTTTCTTGCAGACCTATTCGCACGAGGTTTCTCTCACTGCTGATTCACGGAAGAGTCACCTGATCTTTCCGCAGCCCAACTATGCAGACACGCTCATTAGCCAGGAGAGCTGCGAGAAAAAAGATCCTTTGTCTCTGTTAGATGATTCGAAGTGCCCTGTAGAAGATGCCCCTCTGGTGCCAGTGAGTGCTGATTCTACCTTTTCTTTATACAGTTATGGTCAGATTTACATTTAG